A window of Armatimonadota bacterium contains these coding sequences:
- a CDS encoding transaldolase family protein, with protein sequence MSDIAGLSHAIAVEGWRGPGHGDAPSDARLAALIGAGTELWLDTGNLDDARRLWRREFSGLTTNNTLVNQVVQTGTLDDVIRTAADRLRASAARPTTQELVLEIGFIVNCRLALRLVEAFGVRVSVELHPAMAHGIDDSVRFGRRYHAVCSSHFRIKVPLTPAGYCIAARLESEGVKVNFTLGFSARQNYLAALVSRPHFVNVFLGRLNAVVADNRLGDGRNVGEKATLATARAIRELRARHPEVPTRLIAASMRAPSQVSDLAGVDVHTIPPKVAQDFLAGATAAADIRSQVERDPEVQSSDASGADGLLRPLWEVDDRTRAIAADLLRANPLTLTDDDFIRAAQDHGVGLFHGFTAEEEAEIAAHGKIPDLARWSAEVPLDELMNQAGLQSFAADQRQLDDRIRALIS encoded by the coding sequence TATCGCTGGACTGTCACACGCCATCGCCGTCGAGGGCTGGCGCGGCCCGGGTCACGGCGACGCGCCCTCGGACGCGCGCCTGGCGGCGCTGATCGGAGCCGGCACCGAGCTGTGGCTTGACACCGGCAACCTCGACGACGCCCGCCGGCTGTGGCGGCGCGAGTTCTCGGGGCTGACGACCAACAACACCCTGGTCAACCAGGTGGTGCAAACCGGGACCCTGGACGACGTCATCCGCACCGCGGCCGATCGCTTGCGCGCCAGCGCGGCGCGACCGACGACGCAGGAGTTGGTGCTGGAGATCGGGTTCATCGTCAACTGCCGACTCGCGCTGCGGTTGGTGGAGGCCTTCGGCGTCCGCGTGAGCGTGGAGCTGCACCCGGCGATGGCGCATGGTATTGACGACAGCGTGCGGTTCGGGCGGCGCTACCACGCGGTGTGTTCGAGCCACTTCCGGATCAAGGTGCCGCTGACACCGGCGGGATACTGCATCGCCGCGCGGCTGGAGAGCGAGGGGGTGAAGGTGAACTTCACGCTTGGCTTCTCGGCGCGCCAGAACTACCTCGCGGCGCTGGTGTCGCGGCCGCATTTCGTCAATGTCTTCCTGGGGCGGCTAAACGCGGTGGTGGCGGACAACCGCCTGGGCGACGGTCGCAACGTCGGCGAGAAGGCGACGCTGGCGACCGCGCGCGCGATCCGGGAGCTGCGCGCGCGCCACCCCGAGGTGCCGACCCGCCTGATCGCCGCCAGCATGCGCGCGCCGTCGCAGGTGAGCGATCTGGCGGGGGTGGACGTGCACACTATTCCGCCCAAGGTCGCGCAGGACTTCCTGGCCGGCGCCACCGCGGCCGCCGACATCCGCTCCCAGGTCGAGCGCGACCCCGAAGTGCAGTCGAGCGATGCGAGCGGCGCCGACGGCCTGCTGCGCCCGCTGTGGGAGGTGGACGACCGCACGCGCGCAATCGCCGCCGACCTGCTGCGGGCGAACCCGCTGACGCTCACCGACGACGACTTCATCCGCGCCGCGCAGGATCACGGCGTCGGCCTTTTCCACGGCTTCACCGCGGAGGAGGAGGCCGAGATCGCGGCCCACGGCAAGATCCCGGACCTCGCGCGCTGGAGCGCCGAGGTGCCGCTGGACGAGCTCATGAACCAAGCCGGGCTGCAATCCTTCGCCGCCGACCAGCGCCAGCTCGACGACCGCATCCGGGCGCTGATCAGCTGA